Proteins encoded together in one Rhodospirillaceae bacterium window:
- a CDS encoding amino acid synthesis family protein has protein sequence MKAEIRKIVTFVEETHREMDRGITPPTRRAAAVAIIANPFAGKYVEDLTPLMDIGEELGALLAEKAVAALGIEGSHAESYGKAAAVGENGELEHAAAILHPKLGTPVRKVLGKGAALIPSSKKRGGPGVVLDIPLGHKDAAYVRSHFDGMEVRVNDAPRANEIMVAVAVTDSGRPLPRVGGLTKDQIKGEDGLR, from the coding sequence ATGAAAGCCGAGATCCGAAAGATCGTCACCTTCGTCGAGGAAACGCACCGCGAGATGGACCGTGGCATCACCCCGCCGACCCGCCGCGCGGCGGCGGTCGCCATCATTGCCAATCCCTTTGCCGGGAAATATGTCGAGGACCTGACGCCGCTCATGGATATCGGCGAGGAACTGGGCGCGCTACTGGCCGAGAAGGCCGTGGCGGCGCTGGGCATCGAGGGCTCACACGCGGAGAGCTATGGCAAGGCCGCGGCGGTAGGCGAGAATGGCGAGCTGGAACATGCCGCCGCCATCCTGCACCCGAAGCTGGGGACGCCCGTGCGCAAGGTGCTGGGGAAAGGGGCTGCCCTTATCCCCTCCTCCAAGAAACGCGGGGGGCCGGGCGTGGTTCTCGACATCCCCTTGGGGCATAAGGACGCCGCCTATGTGCGCAGCCATTTCGACGGCATGGAAGTGCGCGTCAACGATGCCCCGCGCGCGAACGAGATCATGGTTGCCGTTGCCGTCACCGACAGCGGGCGGCCGCTGCCGCGCGTGGGTGGCCTCACGAAAGATCAGATCAAGGGCGAGGACGGGTTGCGCTGA
- a CDS encoding winged helix-turn-helix transcriptional regulator gives MATQPRQKPDGTSSTYALDDQIGFILRKVSQRHTTIFAAAFPDLTAPQWATLAKLYEGGPSSQNQLGRLVALDAATIKGVVDRLGARGLTVTTPDPADARRVVVALTEAGRKEAERGFPIAEAVTAETLGALSAEERVQLVQLLKALE, from the coding sequence ATGGCAACCCAGCCCCGCCAGAAGCCGGACGGCACCAGCAGCACCTATGCGCTGGACGACCAGATCGGTTTCATCCTGCGCAAGGTCAGCCAGCGGCACACGACGATATTCGCCGCGGCCTTTCCAGACCTCACCGCGCCGCAATGGGCGACATTGGCCAAGCTTTATGAAGGCGGGCCGTCCTCGCAGAACCAGCTCGGCCGGCTGGTGGCGCTGGATGCCGCGACGATCAAGGGCGTCGTCGACCGGCTTGGCGCGCGGGGCTTGACCGTGACGACACCGGACCCCGCCGATGCGCGGCGCGTGGTCGTGGCCCTGACCGAGGCCGGGCGCAAGGAAGCGGAGCGCGGCTTCCCGATCGCCGAAGCGGTCACGGCGGAAACGCTTGGTGCGCTGAGCGCCGAGGAACGCGTGCAGCTTGTGCAGCTGTTGAAGGCGTTGGAGTAG
- a CDS encoding amidohydrolase family protein has product MAHDAPAAAGGATKLAIRNIGLILSGDIRNPILSGDDVLVENGRIVAVGKAKDLDFEGADTVIDAQGTTLAPGLIDSHVHPVAGDWTPRQNQIGWIDSSLHGGVTTMISAGEVHMPGRPKDIVGLKAMAIFHQRMYAAFRPGGVKVHGGAPIIEQGMVEQDFADLAKAGVTLLGEIGLGGVKDGVTGHQMVEWARKYGIQSTIHTGGPSIPGSGLIDKDVVLEVDADVVGHINGGHTALPDSQIRCICEGCKRGLELVHNGNERSALYTLRTAKELGQLERVILGTDAPAGSGVQPLGILRMVSMLSSLGDIPAEIAFCFATGNTTRMRKLDAGLIEMGMSADFVFLDKAQHSAGKDLLDSVQLGDLPGVGMVVIDGIPRIQRSRNTPPATKIPDLVKGKLG; this is encoded by the coding sequence ATGGCCCATGACGCACCCGCCGCTGCTGGCGGCGCAACGAAGCTGGCGATCCGCAATATCGGCCTCATCCTCAGCGGCGATATCCGGAATCCGATTCTTTCCGGTGATGACGTGCTGGTCGAAAATGGCCGGATCGTCGCCGTGGGCAAGGCCAAGGACCTCGATTTTGAGGGTGCCGACACGGTCATCGACGCACAGGGCACCACCCTGGCACCCGGCCTCATCGACAGCCATGTGCATCCGGTGGCCGGCGACTGGACGCCGCGCCAGAACCAGATCGGCTGGATCGATTCATCGCTGCATGGCGGCGTCACCACCATGATCTCGGCCGGCGAAGTGCATATGCCGGGCCGTCCCAAGGACATTGTCGGCCTGAAGGCCATGGCGATCTTCCACCAGCGCATGTATGCGGCCTTCCGCCCCGGCGGCGTGAAGGTCCATGGCGGCGCCCCCATCATCGAGCAGGGCATGGTGGAGCAGGATTTCGCCGACCTCGCCAAGGCCGGGGTCACCCTGCTGGGCGAAATCGGCCTGGGTGGCGTGAAGGACGGTGTCACCGGCCACCAGATGGTCGAATGGGCGCGGAAATACGGCATCCAGAGCACCATCCACACCGGCGGACCCTCGATCCCCGGTTCCGGCCTCATCGACAAGGATGTGGTGCTGGAAGTCGATGCCGATGTGGTGGGGCATATCAATGGCGGCCACACGGCGCTTCCTGACAGCCAGATCCGCTGCATCTGCGAGGGCTGCAAGCGCGGCCTCGAGCTGGTGCACAACGGCAACGAGCGCTCGGCGCTCTATACGCTGCGCACCGCCAAGGAACTGGGCCAGCTGGAACGCGTCATCCTCGGCACCGATGCGCCGGCCGGTTCCGGCGTGCAGCCGCTCGGCATCCTGCGCATGGTGTCGATGCTGTCATCTCTGGGCGACATCCCGGCCGAGATCGCCTTCTGCTTTGCCACCGGCAACACGACGCGCATGCGCAAGCTCGACGCTGGCCTCATCGAAATGGGCATGTCGGCCGATTTCGTCTTCCTCGACAAGGCGCAGCATTCCGCCGGCAAGGATCTCCTCGATTCAGTCCAGCTTGGCGATCTGCCCGGGGTGGGCATGGTCGTCATCGATGGCATCCCACGCATTCAAAGGAGCCGTAACACCCCGCCGGCGACAAAGATCCCGGATCTGGTGAAGGGGAAATTGGGGTAG
- the modA gene encoding molybdate ABC transporter substrate-binding protein → MTAFLFRRAAAAAFFTLAILAGSAAARADDVLVAVAANFADAAQDLAALYEKSSGNKVAITTGSTGKLYAQIKAGAPFQILLSADAKTPAKLEDEQAAIAGTRFTYAIGKLALWSMDAQRIGADGAAALQADDFQHLAIANPELAPYGIAARETLQSLGLWDKLSPRIVMGENIGQTHSMVATGNAELGFVALSAVLNPKKPSGGSHWAVPQEMFKPIRQDAVLLNAGKDNQAAAAFLDFMKSPDAHALIESYGYGVE, encoded by the coding sequence ATGACCGCTTTCCTGTTCCGCCGTGCCGCTGCGGCCGCCTTTTTCACCCTTGCCATATTGGCCGGCAGTGCCGCGGCACGGGCCGACGACGTGCTGGTTGCAGTCGCCGCCAATTTCGCCGACGCGGCGCAGGATCTGGCGGCGCTTTACGAAAAATCATCCGGCAACAAGGTTGCGATCACCACGGGATCGACCGGCAAGCTTTATGCCCAGATCAAGGCGGGGGCACCCTTTCAGATCCTGCTCTCGGCCGATGCCAAGACCCCGGCCAAACTTGAGGACGAGCAGGCAGCAATTGCCGGCACGCGCTTTACCTATGCGATTGGCAAGCTGGCGCTATGGAGCATGGATGCGCAGCGTATCGGCGCCGATGGCGCTGCCGCCCTCCAGGCCGATGACTTCCAGCATCTGGCTATCGCCAACCCGGAGCTTGCCCCCTATGGGATCGCTGCACGCGAGACCTTGCAGTCGCTGGGACTCTGGGACAAGCTCAGCCCCAGGATCGTCATGGGCGAGAATATCGGGCAGACGCATAGCATGGTGGCGACCGGCAATGCCGAGCTGGGATTCGTGGCCCTCTCCGCCGTTCTCAACCCGAAAAAGCCGTCAGGAGGATCGCATTGGGCCGTGCCGCAGGAGATGTTCAAGCCGATCCGCCAGGATGCGGTGCTGCTCAATGCCGGCAAGGACAACCAGGCGGCCGCGGCCTTCCTGGATTTCATGAAATCGCCGGACGCGCATGCCCTGATCGAAAGCTATGGCTACGGAGTAGAATGA
- the modB gene encoding molybdate ABC transporter permease subunit yields MTLPDLDPLWLTLRLAGLVTLILLVIGTPLAWWLATTRWRIKSVAEAITALPLVLPPTVLGFYFLVFLSPNSTLGGLWFSATGSNLTFSFAGLVFCSVIYSLPFTVQPLQATFETLGRGYWETAATLRASPLDAFLTVISPLAARGYLTAIVLTFAHTIGEFGVVLMVGGNIPGETKVISIAIYEHVETIRYAEAHLLSAGLLAFSFLVLLFVYVMNRRFPIHVG; encoded by the coding sequence ATGACCTTGCCCGATCTTGATCCGCTGTGGCTCACCCTGCGCCTTGCCGGGCTGGTGACGCTCATCCTGCTGGTGATCGGAACACCGCTCGCCTGGTGGCTGGCCACGACGCGCTGGCGCATCAAATCGGTGGCGGAAGCCATCACAGCCTTGCCCCTGGTGCTGCCGCCGACCGTGCTCGGCTTCTATTTCCTGGTCTTCCTCAGTCCCAACTCGACCCTGGGCGGCTTGTGGTTCAGTGCCACCGGGAGCAATCTCACCTTCTCCTTCGCGGGCCTGGTGTTCTGTTCGGTGATCTATTCCCTGCCCTTCACCGTGCAGCCCCTGCAGGCAACCTTCGAGACGCTGGGGCGCGGCTACTGGGAAACGGCAGCCACCTTGCGCGCCAGTCCACTGGATGCGTTCCTGACCGTCATCTCGCCTTTGGCGGCGCGCGGCTATCTCACCGCGATCGTGCTCACCTTCGCGCATACGATCGGCGAGTTCGGCGTGGTGCTGATGGTGGGCGGCAATATTCCGGGTGAGACCAAGGTCATCTCGATCGCCATCTATGAGCATGTCGAAACCATCCGCTATGCCGAGGCGCATCTTTTGTCGGCGGGGCTCCTCGCCTTCTCCTTCCTGGTGCTGCTGTTCGTCTATGTCATGAACCGGCGATTCCCCATTCATGTCGGTTGA
- the galE gene encoding UDP-glucose 4-epimerase GalE, translated as MQILVTGGAGYIGSHTCLALAEMGIEPVTLDSLVTGHDWAVQWGPLEKGDVRDTGFVRQVIEKHRIEAVVHFAALSLVGESVREPLRYYDNNVGGTLSLLAAMGQCGVGKLVFSSTCAVYGVPPGLPIDETMPTAPVNPYGRSKLAAESAILDAAHAGKIDAVVLRYFNAAGADPALRIGEAHVQESHLIPLAIRAARQQQDPLKIFGTDYDTPDGTCLRDYIHVADLAAAHLAALRFLGNARGGHRVNLGTGVPVSVREVLAAVGAAVGKPVPVIEAPRREGDPQSLYAANDVAKRTLGWVPRHMDIGDIVRSAAAWDAKYAAE; from the coding sequence GTGCAAATCCTCGTGACCGGCGGCGCCGGCTATATCGGCAGCCACACCTGCCTCGCTTTGGCCGAGATGGGTATCGAGCCCGTGACGCTCGACAGCCTGGTGACCGGCCATGACTGGGCCGTGCAATGGGGGCCGCTGGAAAAGGGCGATGTGCGCGACACCGGCTTTGTGCGCCAGGTCATCGAGAAGCACCGGATCGAGGCGGTCGTTCATTTCGCAGCGCTGTCGCTGGTCGGTGAGTCTGTGCGCGAGCCTCTGCGCTATTACGACAACAATGTCGGCGGCACCTTGTCCCTGCTGGCCGCCATGGGGCAATGCGGCGTCGGCAAACTCGTCTTTTCCAGCACCTGTGCCGTCTACGGCGTGCCGCCCGGCCTGCCCATCGACGAGACCATGCCGACCGCACCGGTCAACCCCTATGGCCGCTCGAAGCTCGCCGCCGAGAGCGCCATCCTTGACGCCGCCCATGCCGGCAAGATCGATGCAGTGGTGCTGCGTTACTTCAACGCCGCCGGTGCGGATCCCGCGCTGCGCATCGGCGAAGCGCATGTCCAGGAATCGCACCTCATCCCGCTCGCCATTCGCGCAGCGCGCCAGCAGCAGGATCCGCTCAAGATCTTCGGCACCGATTACGACACGCCCGACGGCACCTGCCTCCGCGACTATATCCATGTGGCGGATCTCGCGGCGGCACATCTCGCGGCCCTGCGCTTCCTGGGCAATGCCCGGGGCGGACACCGCGTCAATCTCGGCACCGGCGTGCCCGTTTCGGTGCGCGAGGTGCTGGCCGCGGTGGGTGCTGCCGTGGGCAAGCCGGTTCCGGTCATCGAGGCGCCGCGCCGCGAAGGCGATCCCCAATCGCTCTATGCCGCGAACGATGTGGCGAAGCGGACACTGGGCTGGGTGCCGCGGCATATGGATATCGGCGACATCGTGCGGAGCGCCGCTGCCTGGGATGCCAAATATGCCGCCGAATAG
- the arsA gene encoding arsenical pump-driving ATPase, whose protein sequence is MAVLPLQILKAPTRFIFFTGKGGVGKTALSCAVAVALADLGKRVLLISTDPASNLDEMLGVELGRLARPVPAVERLWSLNIDPEAAAEAYRGRVIAAMGSAGAAEVAKVREQLSGACTVEIAAFDEFAGLLADEGGAAQAYDHIIFDTAPTGHTLRLLSLPKAWSSFLEANERGAACLGPHSGLQMQLAMFERALKALTDPALTTIALVTRPEGSALREAARSAEELKALGLANQRLLVNAMFRATLPDDAIARAMEARCQSALQQMPPALAALPRDEIPMRAYDMVGLAALRRLLRVEQEELIAAPPVQVGDQPHLAALIDAIEADGHGLVMVMGKGGVGKTTIAAAVAVELAVRGHPVHLTTTDPAAHVTWALAQETLPGLRVDRIDPVAETEKYIDRIMTTRGVDLDADGKALLLEDLRSPCTEEVAVFHAFSRVVNEGRSGFVVIDTAPTGHTFLLLDATGAYHRQVMRDYSQPEAGGRLVTPLMRLQDPAFTKILLVTLPETTPVSEAASLQDDLRRAEIEPFAWVINNCLGPTGTKDPLLRHRIGGEALQIARVRDGLARRLALVAWRPEPPTGLAGLRDLLS, encoded by the coding sequence ATGGCCGTTCTACCTCTCCAGATCCTGAAGGCGCCGACCCGCTTCATCTTCTTCACGGGCAAGGGCGGCGTCGGCAAGACGGCGCTCTCCTGCGCTGTCGCCGTGGCATTGGCGGATCTGGGTAAGCGGGTGCTGCTGATCAGCACCGATCCAGCCTCGAATCTCGATGAGATGCTGGGTGTCGAGCTTGGCAGGCTGGCGAGGCCGGTGCCGGCGGTCGAGCGGCTCTGGTCGCTCAACATCGATCCCGAGGCGGCGGCCGAGGCCTATCGCGGGCGTGTCATCGCCGCGATGGGGTCGGCAGGTGCCGCCGAGGTGGCCAAGGTCCGCGAACAACTCTCCGGCGCCTGCACGGTCGAGATCGCGGCCTTCGACGAATTCGCCGGGCTCCTCGCCGACGAGGGGGGCGCCGCCCAGGCCTATGACCACATCATCTTCGACACCGCGCCGACCGGGCACACCTTGCGCCTCCTCAGCCTGCCCAAGGCGTGGTCGTCCTTCCTTGAGGCCAATGAGCGCGGTGCCGCCTGCCTCGGCCCCCATTCCGGCCTCCAGATGCAGTTGGCGATGTTCGAGCGCGCTCTCAAGGCGCTCACCGATCCAGCGCTCACGACCATCGCCCTGGTGACCCGGCCTGAGGGCTCGGCGCTGCGCGAGGCGGCGCGCTCGGCCGAGGAATTGAAGGCGCTCGGCCTTGCCAATCAGCGATTGCTGGTGAACGCCATGTTCCGGGCGACCTTGCCGGACGATGCGATTGCGCGGGCCATGGAGGCGCGCTGCCAATCGGCGCTACAGCAGATGCCGCCGGCCTTGGCGGCGCTGCCGCGCGACGAGATTCCGATGCGGGCCTACGACATGGTGGGGCTCGCGGCACTGCGTCGCCTTCTCCGCGTCGAGCAGGAAGAGCTTATCGCTGCGCCACCGGTACAAGTGGGAGACCAGCCACATCTTGCAGCACTCATCGATGCCATCGAGGCGGACGGCCATGGGCTGGTGATGGTGATGGGCAAGGGCGGTGTCGGCAAGACGACCATCGCCGCCGCCGTGGCGGTCGAGCTTGCCGTGCGCGGTCATCCTGTGCATCTCACCACCACCGATCCAGCCGCCCATGTCACCTGGGCGCTGGCGCAGGAGACACTGCCGGGCCTCCGCGTCGATCGCATCGACCCCGTGGCAGAGACCGAGAAATACATCGACCGCATCATGACGACGCGCGGCGTCGATCTCGATGCCGACGGCAAGGCGCTGTTGCTGGAAGATCTGCGCTCACCCTGCACCGAGGAGGTGGCGGTCTTCCATGCCTTCTCCCGCGTGGTGAATGAGGGGCGCAGCGGTTTCGTGGTGATCGACACGGCGCCCACGGGCCATACCTTCCTGCTGCTGGATGCGACCGGCGCCTATCACCGCCAGGTCATGCGCGACTATTCCCAGCCGGAAGCAGGCGGCCGCCTGGTGACGCCGCTCATGCGCCTGCAGGACCCGGCCTTTACCAAGATCCTGCTGGTGACCTTGCCGGAGACGACGCCGGTATCGGAGGCAGCATCCTTGCAGGACGATCTCCGCCGCGCCGAGATCGAGCCCTTTGCCTGGGTGATCAACAATTGCCTCGGGCCCACGGGCACGAAGGATCCGCTGCTGCGACATCGCATCGGCGGCGAAGCGCTGCAGATCGCGCGCGTGCGCGACGGCCTTGCCAGGCGCCTCGCTCTGGTCGCGTGGCGGCCGGAACCACCGACGGGCCTCGCCGGCCTGCGGGACCTGCTGAGCTAG
- a CDS encoding tyrosine-type recombinase/integrase, with protein sequence MAKEKLTKRVVDALQPSERDQVVLDTDIKGFGVKVTPKGKKSYFLFYRTSAHIQRRPTIGEHGSITTEQARIIAREWKAEIAKGCDPSLDRKYHRQAPTMKELCQRFLTEHSVTRNKHGTYYNYDRLIERFVLPKLGQRKVIDISRDDITRLHTRLAETPYQANRLLGLISKLMNMAEKWGYRNDGSNPCRHVEKFPEGKRERYLSSQEIKRLGQVLSDDAAMKKELPSVSDAIKLLILTGCRMSEILTLKWEFIDLERHCLRLPDSKTGKKTVPLPDEAEALLKDIKKRASSAYVIPGRLKDSHLVNLEKPWRRLRALAELEDVRLHDLRHTYASVAAGLGQSLHMIGRLLGHTQSQTTNRYAHLAADPVRQAADQVSDEISRMLGLVNNNADRTRAPLSVPAPRKLDVA encoded by the coding sequence ATGGCCAAAGAAAAGCTCACCAAGCGCGTTGTGGACGCCCTACAGCCCTCTGAGAGAGACCAAGTCGTCCTGGATACAGACATCAAGGGTTTTGGCGTCAAGGTCACGCCCAAGGGCAAGAAGTCGTATTTTCTGTTTTATCGCACCAGCGCGCATATTCAGCGTCGCCCCACCATTGGTGAGCATGGCTCAATTACCACAGAGCAAGCGCGCATCATTGCTAGGGAGTGGAAGGCAGAAATTGCGAAAGGTTGCGATCCTAGCCTAGATCGCAAATACCACAGGCAAGCCCCAACCATGAAGGAGCTTTGCCAGAGGTTTTTAACTGAACACAGCGTCACCAGGAACAAGCACGGCACCTATTACAACTACGATCGGCTCATAGAACGCTTTGTCCTTCCTAAACTTGGACAGAGGAAGGTCATTGATATCAGTCGAGATGACATTACGAGATTGCACACGCGTCTCGCCGAAACACCCTATCAGGCAAATCGGCTACTTGGATTAATTTCCAAGCTCATGAACATGGCTGAGAAATGGGGATATCGAAACGACGGCAGCAATCCATGTCGGCACGTTGAGAAGTTTCCCGAAGGCAAACGCGAACGTTACCTCTCAAGTCAGGAAATTAAACGTCTCGGCCAAGTACTCAGTGATGACGCTGCCATGAAAAAGGAACTTCCTTCAGTTTCAGACGCCATAAAGCTCCTCATTCTCACCGGCTGCCGCATGAGCGAAATCTTGACGCTAAAATGGGAATTTATCGATTTGGAAAGGCATTGCCTTCGTCTGCCAGATTCGAAAACCGGCAAGAAAACCGTGCCATTGCCTGATGAAGCCGAGGCGCTTCTGAAAGACATCAAGAAACGCGCATCTTCGGCGTATGTCATACCCGGAAGGTTGAAGGATAGCCACTTGGTCAATCTTGAAAAGCCATGGCGACGCCTCCGGGCTCTGGCTGAACTGGAAGACGTAAGATTGCATGATCTCCGCCACACGTATGCAAGTGTGGCGGCAGGCCTGGGTCAAAGCCTGCATATGATTGGCAGGCTGCTCGGGCACACCCAGTCACAAACGACTAACCGATATGCGCACCTTGCCGCCGATCCGGTTCGGCAAGCAGCAGACCAAGTAAGTGATGAAATTTCGCGGATGCTTGGACTCGTCAACAACAATGCAGACAGGACCCGCGCCCCCCTATCTGTACCGGCACCTCGCAAACTTGACGTGGCATAG
- a CDS encoding HlyD family efflux transporter periplasmic adaptor subunit produces the protein MSQPSLFRSEALNHQRHAIAGEILVSVAPGWSAIGWLMIVTVTALAAFLMTSQFSRKETVPGILVSHPDLIRVRALKPGTIETLQVSIGDTVQKGQVLFTVAVDATEGGGREVAEAQLVQLDAEATGLNQQKVLERSLSMQRSAELTSRIDKLGQQISALQQKEKIQDRTNELLADQVAAIEGLTAKGYSSKVELRRRQTDLQDGRIAAQSIAGDLSARQTERATALAELEKLPGETQLKLSQLDTALSGIAQRRADAFGRATYSVTAPAAGRVDLLQVEPGQAVAAGMTAVAIQPADAQLTAELFVPSRAVAFLKQNQRVRIAYDAFPYVQFGFADGKVAGISYTVLHPAELSQPVKVTEAGLPSVGQAG, from the coding sequence GTGAGCCAGCCCTCTTTATTCCGCTCCGAAGCGCTGAACCACCAACGCCACGCAATCGCGGGCGAGATTCTGGTGAGCGTAGCCCCCGGCTGGTCGGCAATCGGCTGGCTAATGATCGTAACCGTAACTGCTCTGGCGGCGTTCCTGATGACCAGCCAGTTCTCGCGCAAGGAAACAGTGCCCGGCATCCTGGTATCGCACCCGGATCTGATCAGGGTGCGCGCCCTCAAGCCCGGCACCATCGAGACCCTGCAAGTCTCGATTGGTGACACGGTGCAAAAGGGCCAGGTGCTGTTTACCGTCGCCGTCGATGCGACGGAAGGTGGTGGCCGTGAGGTTGCCGAAGCCCAGCTAGTCCAGCTCGATGCCGAAGCGACCGGGTTGAACCAGCAGAAGGTCCTTGAACGATCACTTTCGATGCAGCGCAGCGCGGAACTCACCAGCCGCATCGACAAACTGGGCCAGCAAATCTCTGCCCTGCAGCAAAAGGAGAAAATTCAGGACAGGACCAATGAGCTGCTGGCGGATCAGGTGGCCGCGATCGAGGGCCTGACCGCCAAAGGCTACTCTTCCAAGGTAGAACTACGCCGCCGTCAAACAGATCTCCAGGACGGCCGCATCGCCGCGCAGTCGATCGCGGGGGATCTATCGGCGCGGCAAACCGAGCGAGCCACCGCCCTGGCCGAGTTGGAAAAGCTGCCCGGCGAGACGCAGCTGAAACTCTCGCAACTCGACACCGCCCTGTCCGGAATCGCCCAACGGCGGGCCGATGCCTTCGGCCGGGCAACCTATAGCGTCACCGCACCGGCAGCCGGCCGTGTCGATCTCCTGCAGGTGGAGCCGGGCCAAGCTGTTGCTGCCGGCATGACCGCTGTGGCGATACAGCCCGCTGATGCGCAACTGACCGCGGAATTGTTCGTGCCATCGCGCGCCGTCGCGTTCCTCAAACAGAACCAGCGGGTCCGCATCGCCTATGACGCGTTCCCCTATGTGCAGTTTGGGTTTGCCGACGGCAAAGTGGCAGGCATCAGCTACACCGTGCTGCACCCAGCCGAGCTCTCGCAGCCCGTTAAAGTGACCGAGGCCGGTCTACCGAGTGTCGGCCAAGCTGGATAA